One part of the Cystobacter ferrugineus genome encodes these proteins:
- a CDS encoding DnaJ C-terminal domain-containing protein yields MADDYYQILGVSRTASADDIKKAFRKLARKYHPDVNPGDKSAEEKFKQLNAAFEILSDERKRKLYDEFGEEAARLGFDEKKAQQYRAYKAARASGGGIPFSGGGSGGGGGVDFDLGDILGDIFGRAGGGAGGVDIGEILGRAGGRAAGPTPGEDISATLTLSFAEALTGTERSISLQRPGRCQRCQGAGQVGTPTTCATCGGTGKVRRGGGVLGMTGGGTCPTCRGSGRAAPPCPSCQGSGVLDETARLTVKIPAGVQTGSKVRLSGQGSAGSRGGPPGDLYIETIVSEHPLVRRDGDDLSMDLPVTVSEAMLGAEIRVPTFQGEVTVKVPPGSQSGRKMRLKGRGSPSLKGGPPGDLYLTLQVKVPEHPSDEARRAAESLARAYQTDVRGAIHL; encoded by the coding sequence ATGGCGGACGACTATTACCAGATTCTCGGAGTGTCCCGGACGGCATCGGCCGACGACATCAAGAAGGCCTTCCGCAAACTCGCGCGCAAGTACCACCCGGACGTCAACCCGGGGGACAAGAGCGCCGAGGAGAAGTTCAAGCAACTCAACGCCGCCTTCGAGATCCTCTCGGACGAGAGGAAGCGCAAGCTCTATGACGAGTTCGGCGAGGAGGCCGCCAGGCTCGGCTTCGACGAGAAGAAGGCCCAGCAGTATCGCGCCTACAAGGCCGCGCGCGCCTCCGGTGGCGGTATTCCCTTCAGCGGTGGTGGGAGTGGTGGTGGCGGCGGCGTGGACTTCGACCTGGGGGACATCCTGGGCGACATCTTCGGGCGCGCGGGCGGCGGCGCCGGCGGGGTGGACATCGGGGAGATCCTCGGGCGCGCGGGCGGCCGGGCGGCGGGTCCCACTCCGGGCGAAGACATCTCGGCCACGCTCACGCTCAGCTTCGCCGAGGCCCTCACCGGCACCGAGCGCAGCATCTCGCTGCAACGTCCCGGACGCTGCCAGCGCTGCCAGGGCGCGGGCCAGGTGGGCACGCCCACCACGTGCGCCACCTGCGGTGGCACGGGCAAGGTGCGCCGCGGCGGCGGCGTGCTGGGCATGACCGGAGGGGGCACCTGTCCCACCTGCCGCGGCTCCGGACGCGCCGCGCCCCCCTGCCCTTCCTGCCAGGGCTCGGGCGTGCTCGACGAGACGGCCCGGCTCACCGTGAAGATTCCCGCGGGCGTGCAGACCGGCTCCAAGGTGCGGCTGTCCGGACAGGGCTCCGCGGGCAGCCGGGGGGGTCCTCCGGGCGACCTCTACATCGAGACGATCGTGTCCGAGCACCCCCTGGTGCGCCGGGACGGGGATGATCTGTCCATGGATCTCCCGGTGACCGTCTCCGAGGCCATGCTGGGCGCGGAGATCCGTGTGCCCACCTTCCAGGGCGAGGTCACCGTCAAGGTCCCCCCGGGCTCCCAGTCCGGCCGCAAGATGCGCCTCAAGGGCCGCGGTTCGCCCTCGCTCAAGGGCGGGCCTCCGGGAGACCTCTACCTCACCCTCCAGGTCAAGGTGCCCGAGCACCCCTCGGACGAGGCGCGCCGCGCCGCGGAGTCGCTCGCCCGGGCCTACCAGACGGATGTCCGGGGAGCGATCCACCTCTAG
- a CDS encoding HEAT repeat domain-containing protein has protein sequence MGIFDFLGGSGPDKALKLKPKVTQKYGDPTSRQKALQQLGEMKFPEAVTVLMHRYTITVEPLTTDADEKEHVFELIKGFGKDAIAPVSEFLRKNEQATSWAVRILESLQSEAEVVSTVVDTLTALSSQYMRDPEKKVVLLHYITGKQDERIAPALLPFLDDMSDDVKIAALKALGPLKYAPAREPIQKLTSGDTARRVQMAATQALQESGFQA, from the coding sequence ATGGGTATCTTCGACTTCCTCGGCGGCTCCGGCCCCGACAAAGCCCTCAAGCTCAAGCCCAAGGTCACCCAGAAGTACGGCGACCCCACCTCCCGACAGAAGGCCCTCCAGCAGCTCGGGGAGATGAAGTTCCCCGAGGCCGTCACCGTGCTCATGCACCGCTACACCATCACCGTGGAGCCGCTCACCACGGACGCGGACGAGAAGGAGCACGTCTTCGAACTCATCAAGGGCTTTGGCAAGGACGCCATCGCCCCCGTCTCCGAGTTCCTGCGCAAGAACGAACAGGCCACGTCCTGGGCCGTGCGCATCCTCGAGTCGCTCCAGAGCGAGGCCGAGGTCGTCTCCACCGTCGTGGACACGCTCACCGCCCTGAGCTCCCAGTACATGCGCGACCCGGAGAAGAAGGTCGTCCTGCTGCACTACATCACCGGCAAGCAGGACGAGCGCATCGCCCCGGCGCTCCTCCCCTTCCTCGACGACATGTCCGACGACGTGAAGATCGCCGCCCTCAAGGCGCTCGGGCCCCTCAAGTACGCGCCCGCGCGCGAGCCCATCCAGAAGCTCACCTCGGGTGACACCGCGCGCCGCGTGCAGATGGCCGCCACCCAGGCGCTCCAGGAGAGCGGCTTCCAGGCCTAG